The genomic window CTCCATAGTGCGTATATtaaaacattacaaactttgacaatgtttatagacaaaaatatatACATTTAAAATAACCAATGCATATCATTGGATACATCATCATTTATATTTCCATATTTTATATGTTTGAAATTGTATAGGTAAATGGTTTTCTctttaaacttggtcaaagtttggtTAGTTTGACTTTAAGAAAAATCTATACACACTATGTTATTGAACGGATAGAGTATATGCAAGTGATTGCTTTATTTATGGACGCTCGTAACTGGCAAACGTTCGGCAGAGAGGGTAGCACACGCGAACGTTTTAGGTGACACTTTTAGTTTTGAGTGGGTGGTAGTTTCTTCTGACCGAAGCTGGGTAACATTAccgttatttatttatttcctcccTGTTACCGGACCAATTGGTGCTGTGATTTCAAATCGATATGGTAGGACATGTGTTGCTTTACCTatatctatatcaatataaaaagacccaaagaagTAGATTCAATTTATTTCGGCCATCAAActaagtcaatccaacgacctagaatGCTTTAATGTCGAGCGTTCAACGTGTTTAACATGTAATTAATATCATAtcaaatattgcactaatcacagaattaacacacaaataataaCATACCTAATATCCGTGTGCAATTAATATATTGTCTAAATATTAATGTGCAACACGTGTAATTAATATATTACCTAAATATTAATGTGCGTTGCACGTGCGCATTTACTAGTACCCTTAAAAAGACAAGTGttgctttattttttctttctcAACGTGTATTTTGTCTATTCTGGTGACAAGTGACTCCCGCCCCTTCCCCGTGCAGGACGATGCCTCCTTTTCCTTCCTCAAATGTTTCATCCAGCCGCCTACCAGCTCTCGACGCGACATTCTCCGGCCCCGCTTCAATCTCCCCCTCGCTTCTCATCCTGATATTTCATTCCCTTGTACCCCCCGGCTCATCTCATAGGGGGTACGTGGTTGCCGCCTTTGGGCTCCTCCAACAAAGATCATCCCCTGCTTGCTTGTGCACACGCTATCCGTGTCCCATGCACCCACACGCAAGGTGTTTGATGGAATGCTTAGGAGGACATGAACTATGGATTCTTAATGATCAGGTATGCTTTGAAATAATTTGGGCTGGTGCCTGGTGGGAGGGACATGATCAAGTTAAAATGCTTCTTTTTGCGAGGGAAAGTTAAAATGCTTTAGTTTCTTATTACTGCCTTGTTTGGCTTAGAGCAGGTGCATATTCATGAGCACCTCAAACATAGTCTTGGGAAAATTGCTGTCTGACGTGTAGTCTTTATATAGCATTCTGAAAGCATGTTTGAAGGAATATCTACTACTTGGTATAGCACTTAAAGCCCTCAGTTCTATGAAAGTAGTTGGATGCTCTTCACCTGCTTGCTACTGAGAAATTCTATGGAGTTCTCTATGTGACAAGAGAACTAGTCTAAGAAAATGGATCAGAGAGACCTGAAACACTTGAGAACGCCGGACAGACTAGAATACAAGCCGAGAATAAGTTGTTAGACTAGCCACAATTCCATCTCTATgacgagtaaatagcataaaactattaGTTTACAGGCTTtggtttcaaaaaactaccactttttaatttttctcagaaagCTACCAAACGCGCGGTCCGCTGTTTCAAAAAACTCAAACCCTCGGTGACTAGCGATTTAACCGTTTTTCTGACGGATCGGGCCCATCTGTCAGCCCACGTGGCCACGCGCGCTCATGGCGTGGCTGTTAATGGCCGTTAGCCGACCGGCCCGGTCGGAACTGGGGTAAATATACCCGCTCGGTCGGTCGGGCGCACCCGCAGCTCGCTCACTCTCTCGTGCTCGCTCACTCCCCTTCCCCTGCTCTTAGTCCCCTGCACCAGTAcgaggtcgccgccgctcgccgtcttcGAGGCCGGTGGCCGTCGACCTCCTTGCCGCAATGCCTTCCTGGAATGACGAGGAAACCAGCTCGGAGGAGGAGTGCGAGGCTGTCAGCATGGACATGGGACTTATGGTAAGTTCTTTGccacctagggttagggttaggtgctAGTAGCCCTAGGCTACAACCATGGATGTTGCTGAGTGTAGTGTTGTTGTTGTGTGTGTGATACTGTCTCTGTATAGTGTAGGATTGAGGTAACCTAGGGTTCGTACTCTCTCTGTACAGTGTTAGGGTTCATGCTGATTTGGGGATTTTTTAGTGATTAGGTTTAATGAACAGTGCAAGTTGATTCTGGTATTGAGTGCAGATTGAAACCAGTGTTTGTTGGTTATTATGGTTGTAGGAGGAACCAGACACCACTGTGGAGCCCCTTTTCTGTGGCCAACTTGAGCTTGCTCATCCCAAGTGCATTCTGCACCAACTGAGGCCTATTAAGCGTGTTGCTTTTGAAGGGCCTGTAACAGGAAGGCGTTTCTATGGCTGCCCAGTCCAGGTTAGATACCAATCAAGTTTTTTGCTATGGATGTTCAGTTATGTTATTAATAGTTAGAAAATAAGGTACTAGTCCATTTGTAATAACTTATCACATTTACAAATGCAGGAAAATGGTGTGAATTGTGGTGTTGTAGAGTGGGTTGATGGGCCTTGGCCAACTGTTCTTCAGAGATGTTTGTGCAAGCTATGGGAGATGTTCCATGAGCAGAACATTGGAAGGGTACAGGACAAGGAGAAGTTTGAGAAGGAGTTGGCCAGGCTTAAGAGTGAACATGATAGGGAGTTGGCCAAGCTTAGGAATGAAAATGACAAGCTTTGCATTGAGTACACCaagcttgttgatgatgtatccaagATGTTTGATTGGCAGGATGGTAGGGTGGACCAGAAACAAGTGCAGGAGGAAGaacttgagaagaagaagaaggagctagAGGAGAAAGCTATGTTGGAGGTGCAGATGGAAAAGCTCAAACTTGCAAAAGAGAAAAGGTGCATTTTGCAGAGCCAAGCTGATATCATCAAGAACACCAGGAAGGCTATGAAGGATGTTCAAGTTGACAGAGATGTTCTTAAGAAGGAGAAGGACAAGCTTGAGCTTGTTGTTGCTGAGCTGCTGAAAGATGGCTATGGCAGCAAGGAGAAGTTAGAGCAAATCAAGGCCATCCTTGAGTCTCGAACTTGCTGTGATATGTTGGTGAAGTAAGTACATCCAAAGCCCTTTATATAAGGAAGTGGCTTGGCATGACTGCAAGTGATTATGGGTGTACATTTTGGGGGAATGTGAAGTTTAACCTAGTGTAAGAACCTTATTTCCTATGTTGTTAAGTTGTAATGGATCACCTATGGTATTAAGTGTTGTAATGGATCTCCTATGCTATTAAGTAGTGGAAATGGATCTCTTATGCTACTAAGTTGTGGAAATGGATCTTGTATGCTGTTAAGTGTTCAACTTGATCTTATATCTTTTATATGTTATTTGCTAGCCTACATATATTATTTCTGTGGGTAATTGGGCTTAGTGGCCCACTAGTCTCTGACCAAATGCAACCCTAGGCCTACTAAACCCAACCCCATCCATCTCTCAATATAaacccctccccacccccacccttTCCCAGTGACTCCACCAGCCGCCACCCAAAAGAAACCCTACAGATGGATCCTGACATGGGAGATGTCACAGAGGAAGAGGGGGAGGCTGTGGAGGTTAGGACAGCAGCAGCAAcacataggaggaggaggaggcgcaggcagaGGGCACTAGAGGCGGCCCAGGATGAGCAGCAAGAGGAGTTCAACCGCCGACTCTCCAACAAGGTACTGGAGAAGTGCAatgaagaagaactagagctggTTTTCACTGGCGGCAGGGGAAGGTCATTCATGGAGATCATTAGGTGGGCAAGGATGAGGGCAGTCATGGCTCCTCATCCAGCAACTAGGGCCAAGTGGGTCCGTTTCTTTGAGCGCTATGACTGATATgtcaatctatctatctatcttgcTATCTATCTTTCTATCTGTAAGTCAATTTCAGAGAGAGTTTTGGTAGTATTTGTGAGATTTGGATGTAATCTATGAGACTATCTTTCTATCTATGTAACATTTGGATGTTTCTGAATAAATGTACTTGGTCAGCACCATCAATTTATCAAGTGTTGAATCCACATATAGATAAAAGTTGCAGATGAATTGAAGTTGCAGACAAGTGCAGAATCCACATACAGTACCATATTACAAACCAAATCAAACAGTGCAGTATCAAGTACTTAGTGAGGCAATGTTATTACAAACCAAATCAAACAGTGCACTTGTAGCAGATTGTCTAGGAGTGCACTTGGCTTCAGCTAGTTACCACTTGCATAAAAGTAATCTTTCAGCCTCCCAGATGGCTTCCTGACCCTCTTTGACCCCTCCTGCACAGCACTTGTAGAAGATTGTCTAGGAGCAATGAAAGATCCATTGCCAGCTCTATTGGCAACAGCTGACctggtgttctttgctggagaagacc from Triticum aestivum cultivar Chinese Spring chromosome 3B, IWGSC CS RefSeq v2.1, whole genome shotgun sequence includes these protein-coding regions:
- the LOC123070499 gene encoding uncharacterized protein encodes the protein MHPHARCLMECLGGHELWILNDQEEPDTTVEPLFCGQLELAHPKCILHQLRPIKRVAFEGPVTGRRFYGCPVQENGVNCGVVEWVDGPWPTVLQRCLCKLWEMFHEQNIGRVQDKEKFEKELARLKSEHDRELAKLRNENDKLCIEYTKLVDDVSKMFDWQDGRVDQKQVQEEELEKKKKELEEKAMLEVQMEKLKLAKEKRCILQSQADIIKNTRKAMKDVQVDRDVLKKEKDKLELVVAELLKDGYGSKEKLEQIKAILESRTCCDMLVK